From Brassica rapa cultivar Chiifu-401-42 chromosome A06, CAAS_Brap_v3.01, whole genome shotgun sequence:
CAAGAAAAGATGGTAACTTCCTATAAGATTTATCTTTAGCATTGCCACAACAAACTTCAGAAAAAAGAACAAAGTGAGTATTATCATGTATAATTTTACACTTGGAACTAATAATGGGGCATAGAAAAGAAGATAACTTCCTAGTAAAAGTAATAGATAAGTAGACAAGGATTACATTtaagaaattttatatttaccTGGGTGTTTCTGCTTTCAAAACTTCTACGGAGATCATGTACGGCGCTTTTTCCCTAGAATTCAGAAGAATGGATTCGTCTTCGGGAATATGAACAACACGATAAACTCCTCTCCCCATTGGAAAACAAATTCCTGGAAGGTTATTGGAAAGAAAATGAGTATCTGATAACAAAGACAGTCACCACAACACAATCAATGTAGATGATAGAAAAATACATGAACCCAAAAATGCTTCCAAAGGTTGAAGTGTATATGCTAAAAGGATTGGACCACATGATTGTCTCAAGGTCAAAGGAAATCCTATATAAGATAAATGATAAAAGAGAACCAAGAACGAGGAAAAAAATCTCCAAACAAGGGTGGAACGACTGTATTATGTTCTGAAAATCTAATCAGACAAGACAAGACAATGACCAACATCTACCCTACGTGGAACTTGTGTGGACAACAGAAATATGATACAGAGGAGATACTACTTTTTAAAGACAAGAAACATGATGTAGATCTCAGCAATATAGAACGGGCTAAATGTTTTCACATACTCTCTCAGAGAAAAGCATACGTGACCGAGATAATGTATGCCAGCTCAAGAGATATGAGTTACACAAGTAAAGTAAACCTCCAAATGATATCCCTTAAGATCTAATTTAAGAGAATACCTCCGGTGATTTCAGCTTCAGATAAATGAAAGTTAATCTCTGCAAGAGACTAAAACCAAACGGAAGAAACAAGAAATATAGTCAGTTGCTATAATTTAACACTTGAAACTTAGTCATAAAAATGGAAAGTCAGGCAGAAATGATCACCTCCCGAAGAGCAATCTTCCGATCTTCAATGGGAAAAATATCTACCAAGCCATACGATGTTTCACATAACGCTTGTACAAACTCCAACGACTCATGGTAAGCCCCTTTCCTGAAGTGTGATGCGGTATTGTTTGGTAGTGGGGGCTTACCAGATGGAGTATCATCCCGCTGTCTAGGTGAACCTGGCCGCTTCTGCAATGGTTACAGTTAGAAAGATTGGTATGAGCAGAATCAAACACATATTGCAGTAAAGAATTTCCGCATAGATAAGTAATCAATTGCAGTCGAGAACACCCTGTTTCAGCTAATATTTGCGTCAAGAAAATTTCACAAAAAGTCGAGATATATGATTATATCCTACAAGAATCTTGACAAATGAATCTGTAGATATGGATCGGAACAAAGGCGAATGTAAGGACAGTGCAGATGACAGAAACATAACGAGCAAGTCAAATGAGAGCAAACCTCTTTGTGTTTCTTTGATCCAAATATCTCAGAATCTTCAACAGACTGGTCACGGTCTCTAAACAATTTACGGAAAAAGTTCTCCGTCCCAGGACTGCTTTCAGCTAAGCCATTGCTGGTATTTCCATTTTCTGAAGTAGGTTTTGCGTCTTCTGGGTGTATACGGAATAATCTTTTGAACAGAGAAAATTCTGGAGATTCATCACCCTCGCTTTCATTCCCGTCATCAGCTTTGACAATGTCTTTCTTGTCGTCAGGCTTTTCCTTAAAGAACTTTTTAAAGAAACCCTCCCTTTCATCCTCTTCACCAGGTTTATCATCAGCAAGCACTGCTCCATTCGTCTCGTTCTTTTCATTAGCCTGTCTTTTGTCATCAGATTTATCCTTGAAAAGTTTCTTAAGAAACCCATCTTTGTCCTCATCATCCATTGCTTTAGGACCTTTCTCTTCCTCGTTTTTGCTGTCACGGAATAGTTTCTTGAAGAACCCTTCTGAGTTTGCATTTGACTCCTCATCCTCGTTTTTATTCTCCCGTAATAACCTCTTGAAAAAACTCTCTGAGTTTGCATTCAGTTCCTCTTCATCGCCCTTATTGTCTCGTAACAGCCGCTTAAACAGCCCATCTGAACTCGATGTCAATTCCTCATTTTCTCCTTTACTACTTAAGAGCCTCTTAAAGAACCCCTCAGAACTGTTTGTTATCTCCTCGTCTTCTGATTTATTGTCTTTCATAAGGCGCTTAAAGAAACCCTCCGAGTTAGATGTTGGCTCATCACCGTCACCTTTGCTGTCCCTCATGAGCTTCTTGAAGAATCCTTCCTTTTCACTCTCTTCATCATCTTTGTCAACTGACTTTCTAAACATCAAAGCATCTCTAACTTTAGGACTTGGGATAAGTttcttaaaaatcttattatccTCAGAAGGTAATTGACTACCATCATCCTGCGTGCTTCTCCCTGGCGACGGTGAGAACGACAAAGACTTCTGGGAAGGCGGAGATAAGTTCAACGAGAAGAGCTTCTGTTTCGATGACAACAGTCTACTTAGGACCTGATTCTTGCTCCCAGGAGTTGAAACCTCATTCTGTGGACGCATAAGAGGAGACCACTCACCCATCAGAGTAGCTGCAATCTGACACTTCTCCTGAATCCTGCTGATACCTTCATTATCATCAGAATCCTCCAGCTCAGCCAACAAAAACCAATGCACTTTCAGCGCAATCTTCAATGACTTGGCACAGATATCAATCACAAACTTATCAAGCGAAGGGCTCGGTTTGTGCACCATCATGTAGCAAATCTGGAACAGATAACTCTCGATACCTGACAAGGGAAGCGTATACATCCTATTGCATAAGTAATCCCTAACACCAGCATGAGGGTGCTTATACAGATAACTAACAGCAATCCACTCGCAGAAGAACGCAGAATCGAAAAACCTAATAAGCCAGCCATTAGAACCTGACTCCCCAATGAGATTACTGTGTGTGGTAATCTCACGAGGTGACTCAGCCGAGTCTCCTCTGACCAGAGATAGAAACCTTCCCATCGACATTTTCGTTGCTGATGATCAGTCAAACGCAAAAAGCCCTAGCTCGCAGACGCAAATCATCCAGATCCAGGAGATTCTTAACCTAAACAGagtctctatctctctctctacgatatAAACTAAACCCTGGGATTATCAGTAAACCTTATTCACTCATAAACCTAATCGCCTTCTCTCAGAAGCTCAAATCTCGGGGTTTACAATGCTAAGCCAGCAAACCTAATCGCGAAGAACCACAAGAGACAGAGATTCCTAGTGTCTTACTCAATCCAATCGCCGGAAACTGGAGGCGATCTGGATCTTCGGCGAGATCAAACCTAAGAATCTAGCGATCAGCTAATTCGAATAACAATCCCTTCTTCGTCTTCTCTGAGATAGCTTGcttggagaaaaaaaaatcaattcaaAAGCAGAGAAGAGACGAGTAGCCACACGGCGAGAATCGATCGCCGTCGTCTCTGCCGAAAGCGGTCGTCGTGGTGGATACGGTCGTCGTCCTTGGCTGTTGTTGGCAGacaacgagagagagagagagagaggagaaagtAATTATTGTTCGCaatactttaaaaattatttaaattttggtcctcagttatttatttactttattttattaaaactgtagtgtattatttttgtattggtGAGGGAAGGGAACTAACGTGCGCTGGAAAGTCCGCGCAATCTGAAAGTTGAAAATTTTCGTGGGAAAGTTATAAAACGTGGATCCGTCCACGCGGACGGATGACAAATCATTACATgtgattttttgaattttgaatctGATAAGCTAAGTAACTAATCTCACATATCAAGACACGGAGTAATTTTAGGAAAATGAAAGCTACTAATCAGTTCAAGTTAGAGcccaaaagaaaagtttttgaaaaaattaaagctatatataatgctacaaataaataaaacagtactatttcacaaaattttaaccaaataatttgttttaagaaatttcgaatatgttttggaaataaaaaatatggtACATCTCTCTCCGTTATGCAATTTTGATAAAActcttaaccttttttttttcttttggacaaAGCAAAACTCTGTTCAGACGATCAAGCTTTTGGGTAGACCTCATTTGCGTAATGTATGAATCATATCTCATCATAAATTCATATAGTTTTCCGCACCAATAACTTCTTAAATATATTGCTTCCACCAATTACCCAATGCATCTTTTAAATAAACCAGCAAGTTGTCAATAAATCAGTCATCCATAGATGAGGAATGAGAGATACCATTAATATAAAAGACCAATGTGCGacaaaataataacataaattAAGAGAGTAAAACTACTGCAGAAACCCGAAATTGTCTAAAACAGAAGACACTCCAAGACACAAAGCTCAGTCTTAAAAAGCCCTAAAGCATATCATAAAGCCAAATCTATAGATAGTGAGAAAGGCGCAGGCTCTTTTACACACGAGACAAGAACAATACGAAGAATAAAGCGCTGAATAGGGTGGTGAACGAGATCGGAATCAAGGAAGATCCGTCGTTCCCCTGAGACGGGGTTGGAGCTAGGGTTGTTCCAGCTGCGCCGGGTCCAGCAGCAACCGCACCTCCTGGAGCAAGACCTGTACATTATTGATACCAAAATTAACTAACTTCAAACACATAAACACCTCAACAACTACAATTAACATGCTCACTTTCAGACAAAACATTACAAGTGCAGGCAACATATCGACAACTGATCTTAAGTCTTTATCTTTTAATAGGATTTATAACCACACAAACTTTTGTCATGTTTCATGAGCTAGCATCTCTAAAATGGTctcaatttataaataaaacaaaaaaatgattttaagttggcatttaaaacagaaaaaaaacattgcATGAGACGAAAATGAAGagtaaaaaacaaagaaaatgaaaataaataaagaagaaagaTGAAATACCTGGAGCCATAGTAGGAGTCATAGACActgcaaacaaaacaaaacaaaaaaataatgtaaatctATCAACCAAACAATATCAGATGGTTGTTCACAAAAAAATccttaaataaacaaaaaatatgggGATCTAAGGAACTGATAAAaattaacaataataatatagatcTATAGAATCAGAAGAGATctaaggaaaaagaaaaaaaaaaggttaacaaATTAACAGATCTTACATCCACAGTTAGAAATAGAAGGAGCATGAAGCTTGCATGCGGTGGGAAGTGTAGCAGCCTTGGTCATGTTCAAGGTGATTCCAAAAGCAGCACTGTTTTTAAACGCCTCACAAAGACACTCTGCGTCAGCCTTAAGCACTGTCTTAAGCCCCGCGCAACACGAACTCTTCGGTTTCGCCGACGTGCCTCCGGCCATGACGAAGTCCAAACAATCCGCCATGTTGATTATGAGAGTCGAACAGTCTACAGCCGGAGCCGGAGCCGCCGTGTGGTGGTGAGATGCGCCGTGAACGGTGACGGAGGAGATggagaggaggaggatgaaAACAAAAGGCGTCGCGGCGGAGAAGGAAGTGGCCATTGTGGGTTTCTTCTCTCTCTTGCTCTTTGTGTGTTCTTGGTGAGGTGTaaaagacagagagagagaggagtttcgatgaagaagaagtgttGAGGAATCTGGAGAGAGTgaaatagaaaaagaagaagaaaggtcaaGGGCAAATTTGTATGTCGGTTGCTTTGGCTGTTGCGCGAAAAACGGCGACGTTTTGTATACGTGTCATGCATTTCGTATTGATGCGTGATCGTGGTGGGGTCTAAATTCGAAGAGACCTGCCCTTTCATCTTTCCTGCCTTTGTTGCTTTTATTATACTAGTActatatgtaactttatttatttgatcTATTTTGACAAAATTTGCTAGCTTTCAAACAATGGGAAAACGTATAAATGAATctctatttccttttttttttgtgctgaGCAAACAAAACCCAAAATACTTTTTTTCCAATATTGTccatttataaacactattacaatatatctatatatatatatattgaaaaataatgaTTGAATCGGAAATTAGTGTAgagttaatttattttcatttttgggTAAAAAGtgtgtattttatatttagaccatttaaatttttagtttgtAGAACTTTCACTTGGTGtagatctattttttatttaaatgcaACAAATAGAGAAAAactcaatgtttttaaacccgacccggacatTGAACCGGATGACTTACAGAGACGTTGGGTCACTGGATCGACTGCGGGTGAACCGCGGGTTAATAAATCAATTAATAAATcagttaattttattatataataatatattagctatgaaaataaatatataaaaataaagttgaatattttctaaatatttttaaaatataaaataatagtttgaatatgtatatactttatgtttaaaaagtattaagcaaatacttaactttagtttttatatttttatatttttattttcatttgacatacataatatcaaaaaaatagtttagactatttaaagTTTTCTGTAATAaagtaagagttatgacatctgaaaaatcaagatataaaattcacaaatatttaaatatctaatgtgaataataaattaacttcaaattcaaaataaactaaaagtaaaagatcattgtaataaatgatcaataacataaataaactaacatcaaatcacatcaactaattttggttctctctaTCATTGTTCACTTCATTTTCTTTAGGTGACATAGTGACAaattttcatcaaaatctaaaaatcacaaatataaaactgaaataggaaaacctaactttttttttcagcacctaactttttaattaaaaacttagAATATATAACAtgatctaaaaactaaaaaaagagtaaaaattatttattggttcaaccggtGGTTCAAATGGTACTGATTTCCGGGTTTTAGTAGGTTTTTACGGATTTTTGcggatttttaaattttggatttttcataAAACTCAAATCAGATTTTTTCTGGATGACTGGATTTACCAGTTCAACTGTGGGTCTGgtcggtttcaaaacactgaaaAAAGTTATTCAGTTTTCATGATAACTCTAAATAAAGACTTTCTTGTTCGAATATTTAATATGGAAGGTAGAGAATAATAAATGACATATGTATGTTTATTCTTTACTCTTCACCTCAACACATGCATCTATAACTTATATCTAGAATGATTTTCCATCGCATGTTAGAAGCATCAATTCTTATTCCCCAAAGATAAAAGTATCCGGTTGGTGATTGGTACACGTGTAAAGATCACATATTCGAAACTCACGTAACCTGGCGCTATCATAACATCAGCATTATTGGGCCGTAGCTGGACGCCCACGTAACTTGGCCCTATATTACCATTTTCTTTAAAGTTCCAACTTCTACCAGCTGTGGGCTTCTGAGTAATCAAATGTTTTCTCAGACCTTCTGATTATTCATGTATACACTCTGCTCATTCAGCTGTGGGCTTTGGTCATTCGTTTAAATTAATTTCAACTGAGTTTAGGAAGAAACCTTTTACACCATTTCTCTTACCACATCACAAGCCTCATACGGTTCTTTTCCCTACGAAATCCACTATAGAATTTGCACTCCACCATTGCTCTTCAGTCATGTTCTCATCTCTTTTGCCTCTTAACGATTTCCATGTTCAGCACATTCCATTTAACAGAGCTGTGTATGAAACAATGTTTGGTTTGTATCCATGTGTATGCATAACCAGAATGAACACATTATTTGGCAGTACAACGATATTTGATGGCTTTTCATCGATCAACGGAATCAATTGCAACAGCTATGTCGGGCTCAGATCGACGACAATAAATAAAGTTTGAGTTGCTTCTCTTCCAACTGCACCATGCTCTCTTGTCAACGAAGAAAATGAATTAgttgttttgaaaataaaattcatctCTTTAGGTGGTATTCTTTTTAATTGGATTCGAAATGTAAATCTGTTGTAGTAATCCAAAATAGTTTTGatgaatattttttacaaaatatttgttgTTCAATAAGAGAAAATTTAACGGGATTTCTACAAATGTTGTATCTAATAACCCGGTGTTTGATAGAAATTATAAATACTATTATTCAATAAGAGAggatttagaagaaaaaaaaaacctaaaattttCTGAAGTCCTTAATCCAATAAGTTCTCCTTAGCATTTAGGAGTTTCAATttcaaaaatctttaaatttaaACGTACGCATGGGTACATTAATCTGGAAACCGAAGAACCGAAGCGAACCGAAAAAATGTTTGGTTCGAGATCCTACCAATTACCCAAGTGGATCTTATATATTTAGAATCTAAGAAccagaaccgaaccgaaaccaaaccgGAACAAATTGAAACCAAAGCAAGAACCGAATAGATATCCAAATTTCTATaatatgatttatatatttataaatattaaaatactatttataaaccaaaataccCAAAAACCGAATATTTATGATCCGGCTATATTTAGACTAAAATTGTGAATTTATAAATCTTAAGAGATTACACTATTACGATTTGACTCGTCATCCTTTGCAGTTTCCGAATTTAATATCGTCCCCGTTTGATCAGGATATCTAATTACACGTGAATGTTGTGTATACTATATAGTTGTTTGCAATAGCAAGATGAAAATTCATGCCTCGACTAAATTGGATTTTACTTAAAAACACTAATTAAAAAAAGTCTTTTTCTAACTAAGAGATTGATTGTTTGTGGTTTttgctttagtttttggtttttgtttttgtagaaacCATTTTTCATCCAGAGGTTGATTGTTTCTAGTTTTTGgaatagtttttgatttttgttttaccaaaaattatttttcatccAATCAAGCTTTTTGAAAAGTAGCTTTCCTAAAATCTAGGAAAACTAGTTTTTAGAATAACTGTCCTTTTGTAAACAAAAGCCAAAAAACCAGTTTTTTCAAGTTTTTGCTTAGAATTTTtgttacatttatttattattacaaaatataccACGTACGATGCATTTGTTTTGGTAAACGCACGTGAGCCAAATAGATAAATCACTAGGCTAATACTTAAGGCACTTTCATGCTTGATTACTAATAATAACTAGATtctttctccgcgctacgcgcggataatatatttaaatttgttacatttatcatttttatttgtatgtgaatttttgtatattaaattatatataactaatttttaaatttgattttttttatatttttagtttgaagtaagtatttcaattatatgtaacacaattaactaataaaatataaagaaccAAGTCCGAGAatttagagttatgtaaaaaaaatataattatgtatagaatataaattatcttagtttaaaagatcagaatctcatctcgaataaattcaagaaaaaaaagtactccaataaactacttaaaatataaaactcccttttcaaaaaacaaagcgtacttaataatattttttacgtgtaatagttgaaaactgacaattgaatatcaatctagaatattattctaatatatctaatggtaaaatattaattataataaacaaattttgatttttgtaatattacataaattagaagtttttaaaatctaaaatctattttattaacataatatattttttattcatttattattttgagattacaaaatattgatttagttttatttgtatattaattttttaataatttagtttttgtttaagtatttaaaatta
This genomic window contains:
- the LOC103873826 gene encoding phosphatidylinositol 4-kinase beta 1 gives rise to the protein MSMGRFLSLVRGDSAESPREITTHSNLIGESGSNGWLIRFFDSAFFCEWIAVSYLYKHPHAGVRDYLCNRMYTLPLSGIESYLFQICYMMVHKPSPSLDKFVIDICAKSLKIALKVHWFLLAELEDSDDNEGISRIQEKCQIAATLMGEWSPLMRPQNEVSTPGSKNQVLSRLLSSKQKLFSLNLSPPSQKSLSFSPSPGRSTQDDGSQLPSEDNKIFKKLIPSPKVRDALMFRKSVDKDDEESEKEGFFKKLMRDSKGDGDEPTSNSEGFFKRLMKDNKSEDEEITNSSEGFFKRLLSSKGENEELTSSSDGLFKRLLRDNKGDEEELNANSESFFKRLLRENKNEDEESNANSEGFFKKLFRDSKNEEEKGPKAMDDEDKDGFLKKLFKDKSDDKRQANEKNETNGAVLADDKPGEEDEREGFFKKFFKEKPDDKKDIVKADDGNESEGDESPEFSLFKRLFRIHPEDAKPTSENGNTSNGLAESSPGTENFFRKLFRDRDQSVEDSEIFGSKKHKEKRPGSPRQRDDTPSGKPPLPNNTASHFRKGAYHESLEFVQALCETSYGLVDIFPIEDRKIALRESLAEINFHLSEAEITGGICFPMGRGVYRVVHIPEDESILLNSREKAPYMISVEVLKAETPSAKDTSNSQKLSKGGIPLANGDAFLQKPPPWAYPLWTTQEVYRNSADRMSLSTAQAIDQAMTPKSEVKVKLVNVSLSVENCTSALASLSDPFDDVLSEAPSTGLNTDLEWVRVVVTADPGLRMESIPDPAVPRKKEHRRVPSTVAMEEVRAAAAKGEAPPGLPLKGAGQEDSSDAQPRANGGMLKEGDALSGELWEEKRERIRKASIYGKLPGWDLRSIIVKSGDDCRQEHLAVQLISHFYDIFQEAGLPLWLRPYEVLVTSSYTALIETIPDTASIHSIKSRYPNITSLRDFFAAKYKENSPSFKLAQRNFVESMAGYSLVCYLLQIKDRHNGNLLLDEDGHIIHIDFGFMLSNSPGGVNFESAPFKLTRELLEVMDSDADGVPSEFFDYFKVLCIQGFLTCRKHAERIILLVEMLQDSGFPCFKGGPRTIQNLRKRFHLSLTEEQCVSLVLSLISSSLDAWRTRQYDYYQRVLNGIL
- the LOC103873827 gene encoding non-specific lipid-transfer protein-like protein At5g64080, giving the protein MATSFSAATPFVFILLLSISSVTVHGASHHHTAAPAPAVDCSTLIINMADCLDFVMAGGTSAKPKSSCCAGLKTVLKADAECLCEAFKNSAAFGITLNMTKAATLPTACKLHAPSISNCGLSMTPTMAPGLAPGGAVAAGPGAAGTTLAPTPSQGNDGSSLIPISFTTLFSALFFVLFLSRV